One part of the Rhodothermales bacterium genome encodes these proteins:
- a CDS encoding metallophosphoesterase: protein MPIARHPSDVKIGIAFLICLFFYTPAIGQSLPFYDGFDDGDFAGWSVHDDVEPQSGPSQWVVENGVLVQKSNIWSYAPVELETKYHLGTHVVAGDAAWADYSLNVIARSADNDGIGLIFRYQDARNYYRVLLMNDPAWSGRDINGVAVNTPIQRIEKYADGEPYILAENKVAQAYPSGFFSLTAEARGDTLTAYLNGDAILTIVDTSYTAGPVGLLSYANAGAYYDSVSVTAEPLVYDGAGSVATTYPVREFRAPYIQDPTQTSFSVAWRTLEAYAGEVRYDTEKDLLRFSAVEADATKKHFVRVDGLEPGQRYYYAVYDGDTEVQGEEKTRTARGPDETQFSFLVLGDSGVDTPSQWRVGAEMRESMDRQEIDFVVHVGDVHQGIGDYYDNIYFKPYREIIKNVNIFTSLGNHDVITDNGDVYIDDFYLPHNNPDSTERYYSFRWANAFFIALDTNGDYSPGSPQYQFLVEQLESKEREDALWTFIYAHHPPFSEYWVGYYGEAGVQNDLMPLYERYGVDMVMNGHTHSYERGEKEHVHYLISGGGGGALDDFFVDYEHISYSRKAHHFTRIDVVDDQLTVSATDEFGTPIDHFVIDKYTQVAREPGPLVPAGLELDQNFPNPVAGSTSIRYRVPEPGPVRLELFDLLGKHIATLVDRQHIPGSYLATYDTVRLAAGTYLLRLTSGETSVSRQMKVVD, encoded by the coding sequence ATGCCCATCGCTCGTCACCCATCCGATGTGAAGATCGGAATCGCTTTTCTTATTTGCCTCTTTTTCTACACGCCGGCCATCGGGCAATCCCTTCCCTTCTACGACGGGTTCGACGACGGCGATTTTGCGGGCTGGAGCGTCCACGACGACGTCGAGCCCCAGAGCGGGCCCAGCCAGTGGGTCGTAGAGAACGGGGTGCTCGTCCAGAAGTCGAATATCTGGTCCTACGCGCCCGTCGAACTCGAAACGAAATATCACCTGGGCACCCACGTCGTCGCCGGCGACGCCGCGTGGGCGGATTACAGCCTCAACGTCATCGCCCGCTCGGCCGACAATGACGGCATCGGCCTCATCTTCCGGTATCAGGACGCGCGGAACTACTACCGCGTCCTCCTGATGAACGACCCGGCGTGGTCGGGCCGCGACATCAACGGCGTCGCCGTCAACACGCCCATCCAGCGCATCGAAAAATATGCGGACGGCGAGCCCTACATCCTGGCCGAAAACAAGGTTGCCCAGGCCTATCCCTCCGGTTTCTTCTCGCTGACCGCGGAGGCGCGGGGCGATACGCTGACCGCCTACCTCAACGGCGACGCCATCCTCACCATCGTCGACACCTCGTATACCGCCGGCCCCGTCGGGCTGCTGTCCTACGCCAACGCCGGCGCCTATTACGACAGCGTGTCGGTGACGGCGGAGCCGCTCGTCTACGACGGCGCGGGCAGCGTCGCGACCACCTACCCGGTTCGCGAGTTTCGCGCGCCGTACATCCAGGACCCGACGCAGACCTCCTTTTCCGTCGCCTGGCGGACGCTGGAGGCCTATGCCGGCGAGGTCCGCTACGACACGGAAAAGGACCTCCTCCGCTTCTCGGCCGTCGAGGCGGACGCCACCAAAAAGCACTTCGTGCGCGTGGACGGCCTCGAACCGGGGCAGCGGTATTATTACGCCGTGTACGACGGGGATACGGAGGTGCAGGGCGAGGAAAAGACGCGCACGGCGCGCGGCCCCGACGAAACGCAGTTCTCTTTTCTCGTCCTGGGCGACAGCGGCGTCGACACCCCCAGCCAGTGGCGCGTCGGCGCAGAGATGCGCGAGAGCATGGACCGCCAGGAAATCGATTTTGTCGTCCACGTGGGCGACGTACACCAGGGCATCGGGGACTATTACGACAACATCTACTTCAAGCCCTACCGCGAAATCATCAAAAACGTCAACATCTTCACCTCGCTCGGCAATCACGACGTGATCACCGACAACGGCGACGTGTACATCGACGATTTTTATCTCCCCCACAACAACCCCGACAGCACCGAGCGCTACTACTCGTTCCGGTGGGCCAACGCCTTTTTTATTGCGCTCGACACGAACGGCGATTACAGTCCGGGCTCCCCCCAGTACCAGTTCCTGGTGGAGCAGCTCGAATCCAAGGAGCGGGAGGATGCGCTGTGGACGTTTATCTATGCGCACCACCCGCCCTTCTCCGAGTACTGGGTGGGCTATTACGGCGAAGCCGGCGTGCAGAATGACCTCATGCCCCTCTACGAGCGGTACGGCGTCGACATGGTCATGAACGGCCACACCCACAGCTACGAACGCGGCGAAAAGGAGCACGTCCATTATCTGATCTCCGGCGGCGGCGGCGGCGCGCTCGACGACTTTTTCGTCGACTACGAGCACATCAGCTACTCCCGCAAGGCCCACCACTTCACCCGAATCGACGTGGTGGACGACCAGCTGACGGTTTCGGCGACCGACGAGTTCGGGACTCCGATCGACCACTTCGTCATCGACAAATACACCCAGGTCGCCCGCGAACCCGGGCCCCTCGTGCCGGCAGGCCTCGAACTCGACCAGAACTTCCCGAACCCCGTCGCCGGCTCGACCAGCATCCGCTACCGCGTCCCCGAACCCGGCCCGGTCCGCCTGGAGCTGTTCGACCTGCTCGGCAAACACATCGCCACCCTGGTGGACCGCCAGCACATCCCGGGCTCCTACCTCGCCACGTACGACACCGTGCGCCTGGCCGCCGGCACCTACCTGCTGCGCCTCACGAGCGGCGAAACGTCGGTCAGTCGGCAGATGAAGGTGGTGGATTAG
- a CDS encoding ATP-binding cassette domain-containing protein, which produces MRSALLDIANATVFRGRNKVFDGLSLRIEAGVNVAILGPNGAGKSTLLKLLCREIHAVYAEDSHVRVLGKERWNVWELRSQIGVVSHDLQLDYVGHAKGDDIVLSGFYASIDTWPHQTFSPEQRERARRVIEDLGIAHLADRTYARMSTGEQRRFLLARALVNDPQTLILDEPTSGLDLNACFQYLHTIRSLMQAGKTVILVTHHLHEIPPEIEQIVLIKAGAVFDAGAKTDLLTDGVLSALYETPVTLLQANGYYQAVPGGA; this is translated from the coding sequence TTGCGATCTGCACTACTCGATATCGCCAACGCCACCGTCTTCCGCGGTCGAAACAAGGTGTTCGATGGGTTGAGCCTGCGCATCGAGGCCGGCGTGAATGTGGCGATCCTGGGCCCGAACGGCGCCGGCAAGTCGACCCTCCTCAAGCTGCTCTGCCGCGAGATCCATGCGGTGTATGCCGAGGATAGCCATGTGCGCGTCCTCGGCAAGGAGCGCTGGAACGTCTGGGAGCTGCGCAGCCAGATCGGCGTCGTATCGCACGATCTGCAGCTCGACTATGTCGGCCATGCGAAAGGGGACGACATCGTGCTCTCGGGCTTCTACGCGAGCATCGACACCTGGCCGCATCAGACCTTCTCGCCGGAGCAGCGCGAACGGGCGCGACGGGTCATCGAAGACCTGGGCATCGCCCACCTTGCGGACCGCACCTACGCCCGGATGTCCACCGGCGAGCAGCGCCGTTTTCTGCTGGCCCGCGCCCTCGTCAACGACCCGCAGACCCTCATCCTCGACGAGCCGACGAGCGGCCTCGACCTGAACGCCTGCTTTCAGTATCTGCACACGATCCGCTCTCTCATGCAGGCCGGCAAGACCGTCATCCTCGTCACTCACCACCTCCACGAGATCCCGCCGGAGATCGAGCAGATCGTGCTCATCAAGGCCGGCGCGGTCTTCGACGCCGGGGCCAAGACCGACCTCCTCACGGACGGCGTCCTCTCAGCCCTGTACGAAACGCCCGTGACGCTGCTTCAGGCCAACGGGTACTACCAGGCCGTGCCGGGAGGCGCCTGA
- a CDS encoding aspartate aminotransferase family protein, translating to MQTTITDAERSLRVFPAGSNGEFNLPDDMAIVIDRGEGCTLWDTEGRSFLDFSMGWGSALVGHARPEVVDAVVRQAGRGSNFAYVTEASLALGEELVRLSPACDQIRFCASGTEATMYTLRLARAFTGRKKVLKFEGAYHGANDEGVTSLFPQKLQAFPAPEPSSAGVDHAVQQHVLIAPYNDIETTARLIAEHAGALAAVIVEPLHRCLPPAEGFLQALREATERHGVLLIFDEVVTGFRLAYGGAQEYYGVVPDLVAYGKALGGGYPIGAYGGRADIMALVREDGLGHSPHYVWTASTLGGNPISTTAAAAALGVFRADGIYPELHRMGAYMRAGMRRVLAERGIAGQIIGDGPLAQVVFTTESEPVRDYRATRRGDSVKSRAVMLGLFARGIFLNPMGTKLYLSIAHDEATVDAFLDRFDATLRGV from the coding sequence ATGCAAACGACCATCACCGACGCCGAGCGCTCGTTGCGCGTGTTTCCCGCCGGCTCCAACGGCGAGTTCAACCTTCCCGACGACATGGCGATCGTGATCGATCGCGGCGAGGGGTGTACGCTATGGGACACCGAAGGCCGTTCGTTCCTCGACTTTTCGATGGGATGGGGCTCCGCGCTCGTCGGGCACGCCCGGCCCGAGGTGGTGGACGCCGTCGTCCGACAGGCCGGCCGGGGATCGAACTTCGCGTATGTTACCGAGGCCTCGCTCGCGCTGGGGGAGGAGCTGGTGCGGCTCAGTCCGGCGTGCGACCAGATCCGCTTCTGCGCCTCCGGCACCGAGGCCACGATGTACACGCTGCGGCTGGCGCGCGCGTTTACGGGGCGCAAGAAGGTCCTCAAGTTCGAGGGCGCCTACCACGGCGCGAACGACGAGGGCGTGACCAGCCTGTTTCCTCAGAAGCTGCAGGCGTTCCCGGCGCCCGAGCCGTCGTCCGCCGGCGTCGACCACGCCGTGCAGCAGCATGTCCTGATCGCGCCCTACAACGACATCGAGACGACTGCGCGGCTGATCGCCGAACACGCCGGCGCGCTGGCGGCCGTGATCGTCGAGCCGCTGCACCGCTGCCTGCCGCCGGCGGAGGGCTTCCTGCAGGCGCTCCGCGAGGCGACAGAGCGCCACGGCGTGCTCCTCATCTTCGACGAGGTGGTGACGGGCTTCCGCCTGGCCTACGGCGGGGCGCAGGAATACTACGGCGTCGTGCCCGACCTCGTGGCTTACGGCAAGGCGCTCGGCGGTGGGTATCCCATCGGGGCGTACGGGGGGCGCGCGGACATCATGGCGCTGGTTCGTGAGGACGGTCTCGGCCATTCCCCGCACTATGTGTGGACGGCGTCGACGCTGGGGGGGAATCCGATCTCCACGACGGCGGCGGCAGCGGCGCTGGGCGTGTTTCGGGCGGATGGCATCTATCCCGAGCTGCACCGGATGGGCGCGTACATGCGCGCCGGCATGCGCCGGGTGCTGGCCGAGCGCGGCATCGCCGGCCAGATCATCGGCGACGGCCCCCTGGCGCAGGTCGTGTTCACGACCGAGTCGGAGCCGGTGCGCGACTACCGCGCCACGCGGCGCGGCGATTCCGTCAAAAGCCGCGCGGTGATGCTCGGGCTCTTCGCGCGCGGGATTTTTCTGAATCCGATGGGGACGAAACTCTATCTTTCGATCGCCCATGACGAGGCGACCGTGGACGCCTTCCTGGATCGCTTCGACGCGACGCTGCGGGGGGTGTAG
- a CDS encoding PorV/PorQ family protein, protein MKSIAMRAALLVVGLLLAGAPSARGQNFVQNVSNNGTVAAAFLEIGVGARAEAMGGAYTAQAGRTEMIYWNPAGLAYMDGLGVSFTHTEWLAETSFDFFSVATPLPFFSSVIGLSFTSLAVPEQVVRTVDAPEGTGERYDAQDYAVNVSFSAKLIPSFSFGITGKYISQRIWTERGSQVALDAGVYYQTPLRGLMIGSSISNFGADISLSGKNLNNIIDPDPENRGIENIPVTYKTDSAPLPQIFRFGLSYETPLPGRGNLTTAVDLMHPTGATESMNMGLEYGFNNIIFFRVGYLNRFERNSINGLTFGGGIQYTLKDRSDFVFDYAYSDWGILTKVHRLSLGVYL, encoded by the coding sequence ATGAAATCGATTGCGATGCGTGCTGCACTGCTGGTCGTCGGGTTACTGCTCGCCGGCGCGCCCTCGGCGCGGGGGCAGAATTTCGTACAGAACGTCTCCAACAACGGGACGGTCGCCGCGGCCTTCCTCGAGATCGGCGTCGGCGCCCGGGCGGAGGCGATGGGCGGCGCCTACACCGCGCAGGCCGGCCGCACGGAGATGATCTACTGGAACCCCGCCGGCCTGGCCTACATGGACGGGCTAGGCGTCTCGTTCACCCACACCGAGTGGCTGGCCGAGACGTCGTTCGACTTCTTCAGCGTCGCGACGCCGCTTCCGTTCTTCAGCAGCGTCATCGGCCTGAGCTTCACCTCGCTCGCCGTCCCCGAGCAGGTCGTGCGCACGGTCGATGCCCCGGAAGGCACCGGGGAACGGTACGACGCGCAGGACTACGCGGTGAACGTCTCGTTTTCGGCCAAGCTCATTCCCTCGTTTTCGTTCGGGATCACGGGCAAATACATCAGCCAGCGGATCTGGACGGAGCGCGGCAGCCAGGTGGCGCTCGATGCCGGCGTCTATTACCAGACGCCCCTCCGCGGGTTGATGATCGGGTCGAGCATCTCGAATTTCGGGGCGGACATCAGCCTATCGGGCAAGAACCTCAACAACATCATCGACCCGGACCCCGAAAACCGGGGCATCGAGAATATCCCGGTGACGTACAAGACCGACTCGGCGCCGCTGCCGCAGATTTTTCGGTTCGGATTGTCGTACGAAACACCGCTCCCCGGACGCGGCAACCTGACCACCGCCGTCGACTTGATGCACCCCACGGGGGCGACGGAAAGCATGAATATGGGGCTGGAATACGGCTTCAACAACATTATCTTCTTCCGCGTGGGCTACCTCAACCGGTTCGAGCGGAATTCCATCAACGGTCTGACCTTCGGAGGCGGCATCCAGTACACGCTGAAAGACCGCAGCGATTTTGTGTTTGACTACGCCTATTCGGACTGGGGCATCCTGACCAAGGTGCATCGCCTCAGCCTGGGCGTCTACCTCTAG
- a CDS encoding aspartate aminotransferase family protein, giving the protein MSNPLDELRSEGDLNISPHRKAWQDAHVDDRTAELLADDARYFLHQSLSTPCLNVIEACEGSYLIDRQGRRILDFHGNWVHQVGFRHPHVMQAVVKQLETMPFCTRRYTNEPAIHLARKLTELAPGDLNKVLFAPGGAEAMSMALKLARSVTGRHKTISMWDAFHGATLDAISIGGEAIFRKDIGPLMPGTEHVPPPNPSDCPWDCGGTCRLKCADYIDYVLAKEGDVAAVIAETVRSTPYIPPVDYWRKVRAACDRHGALLILDEIPHALGRTGTMFTVEHYGIVPDMLVIGKGLGGAVFPLAAVLARERFDVAGDRALGHFTHEKNPVACAAALATIEVIEQEGLLEQTRLKGEYALRRLLDMRERHPLIGDVRGLGLMLGADLVRPDGSKAIDEAERVMYAALSKGLSFKLTMGNILLLVPPLTISYAELDEALDILEACIAEL; this is encoded by the coding sequence ATGAGCAATCCGCTCGATGAACTCCGCTCCGAAGGCGACCTCAACATCTCGCCGCACCGCAAGGCCTGGCAGGACGCCCATGTGGACGACCGCACGGCCGAACTGCTCGCCGACGACGCGCGGTACTTTCTGCATCAGTCGCTGTCCACGCCCTGCCTCAACGTCATCGAGGCCTGCGAGGGGAGCTACCTGATCGACCGGCAGGGCCGGCGGATCCTGGACTTCCACGGCAACTGGGTCCACCAGGTGGGTTTCCGGCATCCGCACGTGATGCAGGCCGTCGTGAAGCAGCTCGAAACGATGCCGTTTTGCACGCGGCGCTACACGAACGAGCCGGCGATCCATCTCGCCCGAAAACTCACCGAACTGGCGCCCGGCGACCTCAACAAGGTGCTGTTCGCGCCCGGCGGGGCCGAGGCGATGAGTATGGCCCTCAAGCTGGCGCGTTCGGTGACAGGCCGGCACAAGACGATCTCCATGTGGGATGCCTTCCACGGGGCGACGCTGGACGCCATCTCCATCGGCGGCGAGGCGATCTTCCGGAAGGATATCGGGCCGCTGATGCCCGGCACGGAGCACGTGCCGCCCCCGAACCCGTCGGATTGCCCGTGGGATTGCGGCGGGACGTGCCGGCTCAAGTGCGCGGACTACATCGATTACGTCCTCGCCAAGGAGGGCGACGTCGCCGCGGTCATCGCCGAGACGGTCCGCAGCACACCCTATATCCCGCCCGTGGACTACTGGCGGAAGGTGCGCGCCGCGTGCGACCGGCATGGCGCGCTGCTCATCCTGGACGAGATCCCGCATGCCCTCGGGCGCACCGGGACGATGTTCACCGTGGAGCACTACGGCATCGTGCCCGACATGCTCGTGATTGGCAAGGGGCTGGGCGGGGCGGTCTTCCCGCTGGCCGCCGTGCTGGCCCGGGAACGGTTTGATGTCGCCGGCGACCGGGCGCTCGGGCACTTCACCCACGAAAAAAACCCCGTCGCCTGCGCGGCGGCGCTCGCCACCATCGAGGTCATCGAGCAGGAAGGATTGCTCGAACAGACCCGGCTGAAGGGGGAATACGCCCTGCGCCGGCTCCTCGACATGCGGGAGCGGCATCCGCTGATCGGCGATGTGCGCGGCCTCGGCCTGATGCTCGGCGCCGACCTCGTCCGCCCCGACGGATCGAAGGCGATCGACGAGGCCGAACGGGTGATGTACGCCGCCCTGTCGAAAGGCCTCAGCTTCAAGCTCACGATGGGCAACATCCTCCTTCTGGTGCCGCCGCTGACGATTTCCTACGCCGAGCTGGACGAGGCGCTGGACATCCTGGAGGCGTGTATCGCTGAATTGTAA
- a CDS encoding XRE family transcriptional regulator: MNLVQLSQRIRVLRTLRGYTLEQVSELTGLTRGVLSKVENFRVTPSLATLAKIADALGVTMSELFEGLDARPEMVIVRKDERLVVERDRPDSNIVYHALAHKRPNKVMEPFLLEVPPGEARRQKLAHEGEEFLMVLEGTLDYEYGDQRFRLEAGDCLYEDGTTEHTLNNPTDQIARVLCIYGNG, encoded by the coding sequence ATGAATCTGGTTCAATTGTCGCAGCGCATCCGCGTGCTTCGGACGCTGCGAGGGTATACGCTCGAACAGGTATCCGAACTGACAGGCCTCACGCGCGGCGTGCTGTCCAAGGTAGAGAACTTCCGCGTCACCCCATCCCTGGCCACGCTCGCCAAGATCGCGGATGCGCTCGGCGTGACGATGTCGGAACTGTTCGAGGGGCTCGACGCGCGCCCCGAGATGGTGATCGTGCGGAAAGACGAGCGGCTGGTCGTCGAGCGTGATCGACCGGATTCCAATATCGTCTACCATGCCCTGGCCCACAAGCGGCCCAACAAGGTGATGGAGCCCTTCCTGCTGGAGGTCCCGCCCGGCGAGGCGCGCCGGCAGAAGCTGGCGCACGAGGGCGAGGAGTTTCTCATGGTGCTCGAAGGCACCCTCGACTATGAATACGGCGACCAGCGGTTCCGCCTGGAAGCCGGCGACTGCCTCTACGAGGACGGCACCACCGAGCACACCCTCAACAACCCCACCGACCAGATCGCCCGGGTGCTGTGCATCTATGGGAATGGGTAA
- a CDS encoding TonB-dependent receptor encodes MVSYRLSILFSVLLACVALCASPARAQSTGKISGQVVDTATGESLPGVNVFLEENTYVGTVTDADGKYFLLSVPPGTYTVVMSFVGFSTLKTADVQVFSGRTTTVDGKLAEEVFQGEEIVVSADRPIVIRDRTTTVSFVSRETIENLPVTEVADLVRFQPGVVTNAQGGFNFRGGRQRETAYIVDGIPVQDVFSQGGGNTVDLEVQSIQELQVFTGTFDAELGGAQSGIVSLTTRDPGNKLEGNLKVQGSGFLAPEDGIFVGTNAFDPIESKDVSLTLSGPIIKKFDRLGFFVSSRYEDRVGHLKGVEDFLPEDGFKIDTYRRWYRDLYQPDDTRLITLDTARTPAGNYILGRDGNPITFASGDGSIVDMDWRRSFTINPKFVFRPSARSSLTVGGIFNQSEGQGFNNAWRYAPEGRDHEYFTSWTGILNYKQTIGNNKVFNLRGSYKTSDYEEHAFDSVQDARYQFINAQDDVTGFTLGATDNTAYQRKEEQLIGSADLTWQVNDRNEFKTGVQFRQNTFVVEDLDRSWVFRDHPDSLFINLPYPSAFDYPNFEDYFDAVAGLTPVLVPELQRFAVNDRFEQSPIELAVFAQDKLEFDSRLVVKAGVRFEYFDVREQRLLDPRTPTDRLGRADNFTATSPKFYFSPRLGVSYPISTRGAFRVAYGHFVQMPAYLEIFKNPVFDGINVGRLENRQVGNPDLQPERTIKYEMGLQQQLTDFIGVDINLFYKNIRNLLGTEILSTLDNVQYLRTVNRDYGLVRGGTFSLVTRPVGMLLGTSFDVTYSDARGSSSNPNDIANIVIAGRSGEVGDLFIDRQIIALDWDQTLTANLSANVGVAGNWNVGFIGQLATGQPYTPAFLDPNLDFPDNEFLNAERKPVLFTFDMSAEKRFSAGPLSYGIRLQVDNVFNRLNERFVDAVSGRAGQIVRLPVVQADRNRVNEFVGLFSRNQDDNVPSWYSAPRLIRLAVTVNF; translated from the coding sequence ATGGTCTCGTACCGTCTTTCGATCCTTTTCAGCGTGCTGCTGGCCTGTGTGGCGCTGTGTGCCTCGCCGGCGCGGGCACAGTCCACGGGCAAGATTTCCGGGCAGGTGGTCGACACCGCCACCGGCGAGTCGCTCCCCGGTGTCAACGTGTTTCTCGAAGAGAACACGTACGTCGGGACGGTCACGGACGCCGACGGCAAGTACTTCCTGCTGAGCGTCCCCCCCGGGACGTACACCGTGGTGATGTCCTTCGTCGGGTTTTCGACGCTCAAGACGGCCGACGTCCAGGTGTTTTCGGGGCGCACGACGACCGTCGACGGCAAGCTGGCCGAAGAGGTGTTTCAGGGTGAGGAGATCGTCGTCAGCGCGGACCGGCCGATCGTGATCCGGGACCGGACGACGACGGTGTCCTTCGTGTCGCGCGAGACGATCGAGAACCTGCCGGTCACCGAAGTGGCGGACCTGGTGCGGTTTCAGCCGGGCGTCGTGACGAACGCGCAGGGCGGCTTCAACTTTCGCGGCGGCCGGCAGCGCGAGACGGCGTACATCGTCGACGGCATCCCGGTGCAGGACGTGTTCAGCCAGGGCGGCGGCAACACGGTGGACCTCGAGGTCCAGTCCATCCAGGAGCTTCAGGTGTTCACCGGCACGTTTGACGCCGAACTCGGCGGCGCCCAGTCGGGCATCGTCAGCCTCACCACCCGCGACCCGGGCAACAAGCTAGAAGGCAACCTGAAAGTGCAGGGGAGCGGCTTCCTGGCGCCGGAGGACGGCATCTTCGTCGGGACGAACGCCTTCGACCCCATCGAAAGCAAGGACGTCTCGCTCACGCTGAGCGGGCCCATCATCAAGAAATTCGACCGTCTCGGATTTTTCGTGTCGAGCCGGTACGAGGATCGGGTCGGGCATCTGAAGGGCGTCGAGGACTTTCTGCCAGAGGACGGGTTCAAGATCGACACCTACCGCCGCTGGTACCGCGACCTGTACCAGCCGGACGACACCCGCCTCATCACGCTCGATACCGCCCGCACGCCTGCCGGCAACTATATCCTGGGCCGCGACGGCAACCCCATCACCTTCGCCTCCGGCGACGGCTCGATCGTCGACATGGACTGGCGCCGCTCGTTTACCATCAACCCTAAATTCGTCTTCCGCCCGAGCGCGCGCTCCTCGCTCACCGTCGGCGGCATCTTCAACCAGTCCGAGGGCCAGGGCTTCAACAACGCCTGGCGGTATGCGCCGGAAGGGCGGGACCACGAGTACTTCACGTCGTGGACGGGCATCCTCAACTACAAGCAGACGATCGGGAATAACAAGGTGTTCAACCTGCGCGGGTCGTACAAGACGTCCGACTACGAAGAGCACGCCTTCGACTCGGTGCAGGATGCCCGCTATCAGTTCATCAATGCCCAGGACGACGTCACCGGCTTCACGCTGGGCGCCACGGACAACACGGCCTACCAGCGCAAGGAAGAGCAGCTGATCGGCTCGGCCGACCTGACCTGGCAGGTGAACGACCGCAACGAGTTCAAAACCGGCGTTCAGTTCCGGCAGAATACGTTTGTCGTCGAGGATCTGGACCGGAGCTGGGTCTTCCGCGACCATCCCGATTCGCTCTTCATCAACCTGCCGTATCCGTCGGCCTTCGACTACCCCAACTTCGAGGATTATTTCGACGCCGTCGCCGGGCTGACGCCGGTGCTGGTGCCCGAGCTGCAGCGGTTTGCCGTGAACGACCGCTTCGAGCAGTCGCCGATCGAACTGGCCGTGTTCGCGCAGGACAAGCTGGAGTTCGATTCCCGCCTCGTCGTCAAGGCCGGCGTGCGGTTCGAATACTTCGACGTGCGCGAGCAGCGCCTGCTCGACCCGCGCACGCCGACCGATCGCCTCGGGCGCGCCGACAACTTCACCGCCACGAGCCCGAAGTTCTATTTCAGCCCCCGCCTCGGCGTCTCCTACCCGATCTCCACCCGCGGCGCGTTCCGCGTGGCGTACGGGCATTTCGTGCAGATGCCGGCGTACCTCGAGATCTTCAAAAACCCGGTGTTCGACGGCATCAACGTCGGCCGGCTCGAAAACCGGCAGGTCGGCAACCCGGACCTCCAGCCCGAGCGGACCATCAAGTACGAGATGGGCCTGCAGCAGCAGCTGACGGACTTCATTGGGGTCGACATCAACCTCTTCTACAAGAACATCCGCAACCTGCTGGGCACCGAAATCCTCTCCACGCTGGATAACGTCCAGTACCTGCGGACGGTGAACCGGGACTACGGCCTGGTGCGCGGCGGCACGTTCTCGCTCGTCACGCGGCCCGTCGGGATGCTGCTGGGCACCTCGTTCGACGTCACCTACTCCGACGCGCGGGGCAGCTCGTCCAACCCGAACGACATCGCCAACATCGTGATCGCCGGCCGCTCCGGCGAAGTCGGCGACCTGTTCATCGACCGGCAGATCATCGCGCTGGACTGGGACCAGACGCTGACCGCCAACCTGTCCGCCAACGTGGGCGTCGCCGGCAACTGGAACGTCGGCTTCATCGGCCAGCTCGCCACCGGGCAGCCGTACACGCCGGCGTTCCTCGATCCGAACCTCGACTTCCCGGACAACGAATTCCTGAACGCCGAGCGCAAGCCCGTGCTGTTCACGTTCGACATGAGCGCCGAAAAACGGTTTAGCGCCGGCCCGCTGTCGTACGGCATCCGGCTGCAGGTCGACAACGTGTTCAACCGCCTGAACGAGCGGTTCGTGGATGCGGTCTCCGGCCGCGCCGGCCAGATCGTGCGTCTGCCGGTGGTGCAGGCGGACCGCAACCGGGTCAACGAATTCGTCGGGCTGTTCTCCCGCAACCAGGACGACAACGTCCCGAGCTGGTACTCCGCCCCGCGGCTGATCCGGCTGGCGGTTACGGTCAACTTTTAA